CGGCGGGCTGGTCGCCATCGGGGGGATCTCGGTGGCGGCGGTTGTCGGCGCGGTGCTGGGCACGTACCTCGCCGATCGGGACGAGCCCGAGGCCGCGCCTCGGGCCGAGCCGACCGTGACGGCGAGCCGTACGCCGTCGGCCGCCGACCCGGTCGCCAGCCTCGCGCCGTCCGCCGCCGAGCCGCGCTCCAGCGTCGCGCCGTCCTCGGCGGCTGCGGGCGGCAACCGGACGTACCCGATCGGCCGGGTGATCCACAGCGAGGAGTCGGCGACCGTGACGCTGGTCAGCGCCGAGGTCAACGGGGACGCGATGCGGCTGAACTTCAGGTACCGCAACAACTCGGCGGGCGTGTGGGAGCTGAGCTGCCCGGCCGTGAGCCTCGACGCGGAATTCGCGTACCTGGCCCTGCCGGACGGGCGGGTCGTCCGCACCACGAGCACCTGGTGTGGCACCACCCGACCGGGGGAGTCGTTCAGCCTCCGGCCGGGTGAGCAGCTCGACAGTTGGGGCGTGTTCGCGTCGACGCCGCCGGTCGGCTCGACGTTCAGCCTGTCCTGGTACGGCTACACCGTCCACGACCTGCGGCTGGGCTGATCCGGCGGCCCTCGTCGACGGCTGGTCGTGCTCAGCGCGGGGCGTGCCGGAGCCGGGTGAGGAAGGTGGACCAGGCGGCGGGAGCGAAGCTCAGCACGGGGCCGGTCGGGTCCTTGCTGTCGCGTACGCCGACGACGCCGGGCAGATTGTCGGCCACCTCGACGCAGTCACCGCCGCTCCCGCCGCTGCGGGTGCTCTTGCGCCAGACGGCGCCGGCAAACTCAGACATGATGCTCCTCGATGATCGACGTGATCAACCGTGCTGATTCTGCCTCATCAGGGGCGAGCGTTTCGAGATCGCGCCAGACATGTTCGTAGGCCGCGACTTCGGTCGGCCGATCCAGGTAGAGCGCGCCGGTGATGTTCTCCAGGTAGACCGTCGTCGGCTCGGTGGCGGCCCGGCCGAGCGGGCGCGGGAAATCCAGCAGCACGAAGCTGCCTGTCTCGCTGGCCAGCGGTGGGCCGGC
The sequence above is a segment of the Micromonospora sp. WMMD882 genome. Coding sequences within it:
- a CDS encoding DUF397 domain-containing protein, which gives rise to MSEFAGAVWRKSTRSGGSGGDCVEVADNLPGVVGVRDSKDPTGPVLSFAPAAWSTFLTRLRHAPR